A single region of the Mustela lutreola isolate mMusLut2 chromosome 2, mMusLut2.pri, whole genome shotgun sequence genome encodes:
- the ZNF654 gene encoding zinc finger protein 654 isoform X2, with protein sequence MALIKSCINHPEISKDLYFHQALFTCLFMSPVEDQLFREHLLKTDCKSGIDIICNTEKEGKTMLALQLCESFLIPQLQNGDMYCIWELIFIWSKLQLKSNPSKQVFVDQCYQLLRTATNVRVIFPFMKIIKDEVEEDGLQICVEICGCALQLDLHDDPKTKCLIYKTIAHFLPNDLEILRICALSIFFLERSLEAYHTVEELYKRPDEEYNEGTSSVQNRVRFELLPILKKGLFFDPEFWNFVMIKKNCVALLSDKSAVRFLNESTLENSIGNLKKAVEQQGLDEGLDFLTDQSTGELDPDDIPRVQPKGHINTKKNLMALNVSKVDHNVPRHRCMLCNKEFLGGHIVRHAQAHQKKGSFSCVICGRKFRNRGLMQKHLKNHVKKIQRQQIAAAQQEDQEIPALEEVNCSDTFISFENGNSGSKDLEIETITASSDGNKEVIPAHVAEFIEIPVSVSEEVIENMIENGSPETSLNNVSEPLPVCEDDCEEEEDEEGDYEDDDYDLNQETSVLHKINGTVCHPKDIYATDQEGNFKCPALGCVRIFKRIGFLNKHARTVHPTDLNVRQTVMKWSKGKCKFCQRQFEDSQHFIDHLNRHSYPNVYFCLHFNCNESFKLPVQLAQHTKSHRIFQAQCSFPECHELFEDLPLLYEHEAQHYLSKTPESSAQPSETILWDVLTDSNPNHQEKDSSSNEKQTVSLPVSTSKSRKDSTEPKTCTESMEKKTDGLVQNGNEHSDDTVSDISLTDQKMPDREPNSENNCSISDLVNGHSGIEQTPLVSSVPALKMDTNRIRTENGSILPSVVPQEHSTPPVSQAPSKTNLTSEHTSYGLILTKPYVRPLPPSYLDERYLSMPKRRKFLTDRVDACSDQDNVCKKSVKRLRCGKCLTTYCNAEALEAHLAQKKCQTLFGFDSDDESA encoded by the exons GGAGTTGATTTTCATATGGAGTAAACTTCAGCTTAAGTCTAATCCTTCAAAACAAGTTTTTGTAGATCAATGCTACCAGCTTTTAAGAACAGCAACTAATGTGAGAGTCATATTTCCTTTCATGAAAATCATTAAAGATGAG gttGAAGAAGATGGCCTACAGATCTGTGTGGAAATATGCGGTTGTGCTCTACAACTAGATCTTCATGATGATCCCAAAActaaatgtttaatttataaaacaattgCACATTTTTTGCCAAATGATTTGGAGATCCTCAGGATTTGTGCACTCTCAATATTTTTTCTTGAGCGCTCCTTGGAAGCTTATCATACTGTTGAAGAGCTTTACAAACGTCCAGATGAGGAATATAATGAAGGCACAAGTAGTGTTCAAAATCGTGTTCGTTTTGAATTGCTTCCAATTTTGAAAAAGGGATTGTTTTTTGATCCCGAATTCTGGAACTTTGTAATGATTAAGAAAAACTGTGTAGCATTATTGAGTGATAAATCAGCAGTTAGATTTCTAAATGAAAGTACACTGGAAAACTCCATAGGTAATCTAAAGAAGGCAGTGGAACAGCAAGGTTTAGATGAAGGGCTGGACTTTCTTACAGACCAGAGCACTGGAGAGCTTGATCCTGATGATATACCTAGAGTGCAACCTAAGGGTCACATTAATACGAAGAAAAATCTTATGGCTCTTAATGTTTCCAAAGTAGATCACAATGTCCCAAGGCATCGGTGTATGTTATGTAACAAAGAATTTCTAGGTGGTCACATTGTAAGACATGCCCAGGCTCATCAGAAAAAGGGCAGTTTTTCTTGTGTAATATGTGGTAGGAAATTTAGAAACAGAGGACTTATGCAGAAGCATTTAAAgaatcatgttaaaaaaatacaaagacagcAAATTGCTGCAGCCCAACAAGAGGATCAGGAAATCCCTGCTTTGGAAGAAGTAAATTGTTCAGatactttcatttcatttgaaaatgGGAATTCTGGTAGTAAAGATTTGGAAATAGAGACAATTACTGCTTCCAGTGATGGAAACAAAGAAGTCATTCCTGCACATGTGGCTGAGTTCATTGAAATTCCCGTAAGTGTCTCGGAAGAGGTTATTGAAAACATGATTGAGAATGGAAGTCCTGAGACTTCTTTAAATAACGTTTCAGAGCCTTTGCCTGTATGTGAGGATGActgtgaggaggaagaagatgaagaaggtgATTATGAAGATGACGATTATGACCTGAATCAAGAAACTTCAGTACTCCATAAAATCAATGGAACTGTGTGCCATCCAAAAGACATATATGCTACAGATCAAGAAGGAAACTTTAAGTGCCCTGCTCTTGGTTGTGTCAGGATATTTAAAAGAATTGGCTTTCTAAATAAACACGCAAGGACTGTACATCCAACGGATTTAAATGTGCGGCAAACAGTAATGAAGTGGAgcaaagggaaatgcaaattctgtCAGAGGCAATTTGAAGATTCTCAACATTTTATCGATCACCTTAATCGACACAGCTATCcaaatgtgtatttttgtttgcattttaattgCAATGAGTCGTTTAAGTTGCCGGTCCAGCTTGCTCAGCACACAAAAAGTCATAGGATATTTCAAGCTCAGTGTagttttccagaatgccatgAGCTTTTTGAAGATCTTCCTCTCCTATATGAACATGAGGCTCAGCACTATTTAAGTAAAACACCAGAATCATCTGCACAACCAAGTGAAACAATTCTTTGGGATGTTCTTACAGACTCAAATcctaatcatcaggaaaaagaCTCATCTAGTAATGAGAAACAAACTGTTAGTCTGCCAGTTTCTACTAGCAAATCAAGGAAAGATTCCACAGAACCAAAGACATGTACAGAAagtatggaaaagaaaacagatggttTAGTTCAGAATGGAAATGAACATTCTGATGACACTGTTTCTGATATAAGCTTGACAGACCAAAAGATGCCTGACAGAGAGCcaaattctgaaaataattgTAGTATTAGTGATTTAGTCAATGGACACAGTGGAATAGAGCAGACACCTTTAGTTTCGTCAGTTCCTGCTTTGAAAATGGATACAAATAGAATCAGGACAGAAAACGGTTCCATTTTACCCAGTGTCGTACCACAGGAACATAGTACCCCGCCAGTATCTCAGGCACCTTCCAAAACAAATCTGACGAGTGAACACACTTCATATGGCTTAATTTTAACAAAGCCGTATGTCAGACCACTGCCTCCCAGTTACCTTGATGAACGGTACCTTAGTATGCCAAAACGCAGAAAATTTCTGACTGATAGAGTAGATGCCTGTTCTGATCAAGATAATGTTTGTAAAAAATCCGTGAAAAGATTAAGATGTGGCAAATGCCTGACCACCTACTGTAATGCAGAAGCACTTGAGGCTCACCTTGCACAAAAGAAATGTCAGACACTCTTTGGATTTGATTCAGATGATGAAA GTGCCTga